A part of Maridesulfovibrio hydrothermalis AM13 = DSM 14728 genomic DNA contains:
- a CDS encoding aconitate hydratase, giving the protein MGLNITEKIISAHLVDGKMEPGTEIGLRIDQTLTQDATGTMAYLQFEAMGIEKVQTELSVSYVDHNTLQMGFRNPDDHQYLRTVAAKHGVVFSPAGTGICHQLHLENFAKPGKTLIGSDSHTPTAGGLGSLAMGAGGLSVALAMAGQPYSIPMPKVVKVELSGKLTGWATSKDIILHLLGELTVKGGVGIVFEFGGEGVKTLSVPERAVITNMGAELGATTSIFPSDENTRDFLKAMDRVEDYSELVADTDATYADTIKIDLSKLEPLVAQPHMPDRVVTVKSLAGLKVNQSAIGSCTNSSYSDLKTTALILKDQQLPQGVDLMISPGSKQVLKMLASEGFIAPLLDSGARLLECTCGPCIGMGGSPTSAGVSVRTFNRNFEGRSGTQDAKVYLASPQTAAKLALAGEFTDPASWGTPIEKIDFPAEVPSIRHLFIYPPENGAEVELVRGPNIVPLESFSALPDEISSEILLKVGDDITTDHILPAGAQITALRSNIPAISEYIFSRVDENFVSRMKNSESGIILGGENYGQGSSREHAALGPRHLGVVAVIVKSMARIHRANLVNFGILPLVLSQKSDYDRLSEGSHLTLKTTEITPGGETVATTADGLQIKVKNDLSEKELAIIIAGGLLNYVGKQL; this is encoded by the coding sequence ATGGGTTTAAATATTACTGAGAAGATCATTTCGGCACACCTTGTTGACGGTAAAATGGAACCGGGCACGGAAATCGGGCTGCGAATTGATCAGACACTAACTCAAGACGCCACCGGCACTATGGCTTATCTGCAATTTGAAGCGATGGGCATTGAAAAAGTTCAAACTGAACTTTCTGTAAGTTATGTGGACCACAACACCTTACAGATGGGTTTTCGTAATCCCGATGACCATCAATACCTTAGAACTGTTGCAGCAAAACACGGAGTGGTATTCTCTCCCGCCGGAACAGGCATCTGTCACCAGCTTCATCTGGAAAACTTTGCCAAACCCGGAAAAACTTTGATCGGTTCTGACAGCCACACCCCCACTGCCGGCGGACTGGGTTCTCTGGCAATGGGTGCTGGCGGACTTTCTGTTGCACTGGCCATGGCCGGACAGCCTTACTCCATACCCATGCCTAAGGTGGTCAAGGTTGAGCTTTCCGGTAAACTTACCGGATGGGCAACATCAAAAGATATCATCCTGCACCTGCTCGGCGAGCTTACTGTCAAAGGCGGCGTAGGCATTGTCTTTGAATTTGGCGGAGAGGGCGTAAAAACTCTTTCTGTTCCTGAACGCGCTGTTATCACCAATATGGGTGCGGAACTTGGAGCAACAACCTCCATCTTCCCCAGTGACGAAAACACCCGCGATTTCCTCAAAGCGATGGACCGAGTTGAGGATTACAGCGAACTTGTCGCCGATACCGACGCTACTTATGCTGATACGATAAAGATCGACCTTTCCAAACTTGAACCGCTGGTTGCACAGCCGCATATGCCAGACCGGGTTGTAACCGTAAAATCTCTTGCAGGACTTAAAGTCAACCAGTCTGCAATCGGTTCCTGTACCAACTCATCATATTCGGACCTCAAAACCACCGCACTGATCCTTAAAGATCAACAGCTTCCGCAGGGTGTGGATCTTATGATCTCCCCCGGCTCCAAACAGGTTTTGAAAATGCTTGCTTCTGAAGGATTTATCGCTCCGCTCCTTGATTCAGGAGCCAGACTGCTGGAATGTACCTGCGGCCCCTGCATAGGCATGGGCGGGTCACCCACATCTGCAGGAGTGAGTGTAAGAACCTTCAACCGTAACTTTGAAGGACGCAGCGGAACTCAGGATGCCAAGGTTTATCTGGCAAGCCCGCAAACGGCTGCCAAACTGGCTCTTGCAGGCGAATTTACTGATCCGGCAAGCTGGGGGACTCCGATTGAAAAAATCGATTTCCCTGCTGAGGTTCCTTCAATCCGCCATCTGTTCATTTACCCGCCTGAGAATGGGGCTGAGGTCGAACTTGTTCGCGGGCCGAACATTGTCCCGCTGGAATCATTTTCTGCATTGCCAGACGAGATTTCTTCTGAAATCCTCTTGAAAGTAGGTGATGATATCACAACCGATCACATTCTTCCGGCCGGCGCGCAGATTACTGCTCTGCGCTCCAATATTCCTGCAATCAGCGAATACATTTTCAGCCGGGTTGATGAAAATTTTGTCAGCCGCATGAAAAATTCTGAAAGCGGAATTATTCTCGGCGGCGAAAACTACGGGCAAGGCTCAAGCCGCGAACACGCTGCTCTCGGCCCCCGTCATCTGGGTGTTGTTGCTGTCATTGTCAAGTCTATGGCTCGCATTCACAGAGCAAATCTTGTCAATTTTGGCATTCTACCCCTTGTACTCTCTCAAAAGAGCGATTACGACAGACTATCCGAAGGAAGTCATTTAACTTTAAAAACCACCGAAATCACACCCGGCGGTGAAACCGTGGCAACAACTGCTGACGGTCTTCAGATTAAAGTTAAAAATGACCTTTCAGAAAAAGAGCTGGCTATTATCATAGCTGGCGGCCTGCTTAACTATGTAGGCAAGCAATTGTAA